Genomic segment of Primulina tabacum isolate GXHZ01 chromosome 11, ASM2559414v2, whole genome shotgun sequence:
gataaaatttaaattctagtatgtccttacgtctccttgatcccaattaattttccttctaaatccttatttttgaATTGCAACTTAAGgaaacccataatgacttaatgctgttactattataacctcgaatttcaatttttcttacaattctcaatatcaaaagatggatgaccacttatcgtatattaccttccttattttatacccaaaatattcatcgacttatcaaatttcaatcttaaaatcccaaactcATCCACTaacacttagattttcaagcctaatattgtttcatccttaaaaaccaatgatcaacattccttataatACTATAACCAAGGTATCCCAAAgtttcaaatattcttaaaagtctaaatcctcaaaattcttatcatttaaaccatttaattatcgcttattgctacactattccccaaattccttaatatttgtaaaataaattcttaatttcctcaaaaattatcttaattggtccttattttcgaaaatcttacGATTAACCCATGAGTTCTTGGTATTCTTAACTCCCTTCTATGGGTTTCttataacataaattttgataatttaaacttaatcatccgaaaaatcaattcctataaacaatattacctttcatcaaaacttaaaatcccaatttatacatttctataCTCCCAAATATCATTGCAGTCtttgaatcattattccttacgtctaattcccaaaaattaattcaactaataaccacgaatcataagtattttcttagaaaatctacgtgtcccaaaatcattcataatattcaggATTAACTTATACCCCAAAAAGTAGatcgtcaatactaaaacccaaaaatcaacatagtccaattccaccacgaagctaacatgcgttaaaataaaataatttttcatttcatatcgtatcacatataaaaaaaaattccaaagcatataaatcatatatcatcatgaagctattaaacatgtgacgtgaacatataattcatgtagtcatgccggtgacaacatataaatcatataaagcatgtaaaaacttacaactttgaggcttgacgactgatctttctggcgctgatggtggcacaatcctttacaggacctttgctctgataccaacaaAAACGTcatgtcctttttattgctttaatagtactagaatttttttttttaaacctcacttagcatcggccgaaccataaaatatttttgacatcattttaaaaataaacatccaactgctatttaaaaatccaaaggaaaatattgtaaagcataaaattgtcaaacattttaccaaacctaaaaagcaataatttgaaaagaatagctcatactaaacctctcaaaaatctctcaaatgcataaataaataaacttaaaaacctttaacttaaatcataaagcataatgcggaaaatgtagcgctggtcctcgggttgtgtgcgccttcagcccagtcaaatcactcatcaagtcctccctcaataccacctgcatccatcacacctagtgagtctaaagactcaacacaccataatcttgataacgagtaatacgtaatacagtcaacatataacggtgaaaaatacttgtacttaaaatatcgttttcatgaagatgcataaacataaacattttcgtaaacattttcatgatgcataaaacttcaacataaacattttcataacatgcaaacatgaatttccttttcctcaacatgacatgacataaaaccttaaacataatcatgaatatttcctccttttttctttttcctttgttgaattcagatcgttaattgtgactttcctgacatgacatgacatgacgatggatccatctacataaaaccacagtactgggcggacggggacatcagcgacactctcaccggtcaactgagtccttggcctaacatgatcgaatagaaatacgatcgtcggggctcattctggggccttctcccctcacgatattcacattcttcttcaaacctcataacctcataacctcatattcgtaataatggaaacacgatcgtcgggctcccactgggatcataaccctcacgacgtcgccatcattaacgaattagtcacaatcacttcacttccttcaacatttatattctcaccactttataaaaatcatgcataacataacattttatttttgaaaccaagcatgcaacatgtcttttaaatgtcttccttaaatcatagaaatcaaatagacattttaaaatcataatttaatcataagcatttcataaacatttaaaaataatcataatatcataaaaacagtgtTTAGGGCACtaccatgacctttactaatttctaggtgtaaaaagaccgttttacccctggactcgacattttacgatttcgacttttttattgatttcatgactctaacaagtcccatataattatttaagcttacatgaatttttccataattttatttagtttaaatattagacttttaatttaatctttaaataagacatattaacgcgttttaatcccgaattaacccaaaccttaatataaaattcccaaattaaaaacttagacttctaataattatttaagcttaaatataatttttcataattttataaagcttaaaactaggcttttcaattaactcgttaattaacatttcgtgcggcgattaaattctgaataaatccaaaactcgttattttgatccataacatttttagtatttattctacccttccaagtcatgagacacacccatggacccatggatttaatttttagttcttaaatctcgtttttgacccttacccgaacacaccgagccatctcctaatttactcgagccgcgcccgagccacctcgagccaaaacctagaaaacccatctagggatcctcctgaccaagcccagcccaaaaaaccAGCCTTGGCCCGCTCCCAAAACATCCTGGAACTCTACCTAAAATTCTGCacgtgtgtgtttgtagtgttcTTGTTGAAGTGGGTTCCCTAgttgcctaggactcttccagccaccTAACCACCGACCCCTCATGAGCCTAactgaccctagaccagtcCCAGACCCTAGCCACCCCAAGCCCGAGCCCCTGAACCAAGCAGCAAGGTGCTGTACATAGACAGCACCTGCGCATCCCCTTATTTGCGAGAGTCCTACTTGCGTGGGACTCTTTGCAGCAGCCACCAACGAGCACTAGCCTCCCTGACCCACTTTGAACCACCCTGAGCCATCACCTGGACCACCCTAGCCTTTGCCTTAACCCGCGCACCAGCCTAGGCGCTTGCACCAGCAGCACGCcactttcttcttcaagtgggTCTCGCGCATCTCCCCTTCTCCCCTACGTGCAGCAGTGCCCAGCCGCCCTAGGGCTCCTCCTATCCTCTCAACACaaccctagccaagcccctaccagccctggccgagcccagGTGTGACCCAAGCTAGGCCAAGCATCTATATTCCCTTAAACCGAGCCCCATGATCAAAACGTTTCGATTTCGGTCCCGACTTGTTTTTATTATCAGTTGCAGCTTGTTTCTTTGGTGATTGCCGTGAGTCTACTGAGTGTTTTAGGAccttaaatcatgcataaacactaCTAGTTCATACCTaagaccatggcagcccctttacatGATAAAAACATGAGTTTGCATCAAAAATCTTAAGTTTTCCCCCATGTGCATGTCATATTCCGAAAATAcagaaaaataaatcatgttcttcatgcatacaatatttaaacaatattatgatatgttggatgagaaaaagagatgtatggcgtgcctttgcgttatatacgcttgaatatacgttgacgacgaagaacgggagacGACTTTGGCTTGTTCTTGCTAACTACCTTCGAAAACCCTTCCCAAAATCCTTCAAAGTGATGTGTATGTGTGCTGCCGTGTGTGGTGGGggttggggagagttttcagAATTGCAAAGTGGGTGGCCGATTTTGTGATGCTAGGTGTAGggtttttaacatattatatactaCATAATTCAACTAATTAAGGCTTAGGTCTATTAAGCCTtctaattaagcccattagtttaattaggatttaaataaaatataaacaaagtttttgtttaaataaatttgtgaatttattagccgggttgccaaaaagctcgtattttttgttgaaaatccaacaccgataaaaattacgtcccggcgtataaaatcacctcaaaatcccttattttcaaaaatattaaaaagcatcacccatattttaaataattaaaaacaactgtttaataaaaatattttctatttttttagccctcggtctccgttcctcgatcgcaacctgaataacttttaaaaatacattttaatgcaacaatgtcgaaaaatatattttacacatgcaaatattcacaacataaataattaatgcaatcaaaataattaattaaaatacaaaagaatttaataattgcatgcatgtggtttgcgtggaccttttaaattttcgaggcgttacaattacgacgttcagaaacaccattcaattgtggtgttgcttgtggagtccactgtgagagaatctcattctcttttagataacccgaaaattcagcacttaagtattctccacctcgatcagatcgaggtgccttaatactcctttctagctgttttcctacttcagatctgaattctttgaacctttcaaatgcttcagatttgtgtttcataaacatacccatacctcgaatggtcatcagtaaatgTAATGAAGTAGAATTGCCCATAttctgtgctaacacttagcggaccacaaatgtctgtgtggatcaaatccagtagaccatgcgcacgttccacgtttccatcgaatggagtcttagtcgtttttccttttagacaggactcacaagcaggtagagaatttatgtctgacaagtcaaacatgtcttctcccactagtttgtgcatccttctttggaaatatgacctagtctagcgtgccatatttgtgtgggatttggatcatctaactttcttttgtttgttgttgaaatcatgtttacttggacattcacttatcatttccagaacatttctggcacatataatatCTTATGTctggacttcttgcagtgaaataaatatgttctaacttatcgggctttgtaggccttttaagtgtctttcagagtttgtctctttttgggattgtttttcttgtgaggggcagaacatttctgtcccttaccttgtgggccatttttgtCTGACGAAATGCccataaaaaaaacaataatttcttgttttatggtaatctcataagttataagcgtattgactagctcttcaaggctatcatctatcttattcaaattgaatttcaccataaccccgtcaaatgaggaagagaaagacaaaaattgatgtcatcaattaactcattaggaatcacatattccaggcccaccacattttcaataagcacagtcatatgtacaccatgctcatgggctaGAGCCCCATCTAGCAtgtgtgtagtcatgagctccttgaaagtagtgtgcatcatcgtacgagtttcatgtaccatgcaactcttgcatgtttatccgaatgtcagcagcattcaaaatctcctcaaactgtccctacagttcatttgacatagtagcgagcatgttacactttagcttgcatactatggtcctaccatcttccatgctttgtcagtttagcaggactgacattagtgtgtatgtcattttctccgaattcagaacaatttcccaaccagtcttgaaaattatattcggttagcttgttaataacaaaaatggattacgtgacgaaattgaaaatatactgatatggaaacagaataatggttgctgattattttaaaataattttaagatataaaatatggatttcattttataaatctccctcccactattttgacatttccaccaccttctgatgaaaaagggaaatcgtatttccttagtgggcacgtagagtccaattagccaattataatcccgaataatatcagcaaattataatttctaaaaggtagaatccaattgcatccctatgcaacatccgcgtgttttgcctcacgtttaataaggacccaataatatgacgcagTTTatttttcgcgtgtcaaaccgacccatcaatattgaattgtagtagacggtcgccatgagttcccccaataatatgagccgaagtcatgggagttctactcaattcacatcatatgtccggtggaagtcacagctttccggcgtacaggcctccccaataatatgagccagacactgtccgcgggtagcgatcaacatgcaaccacggttgatggaaggcaagaaaaaattaaactcttttaatttttacttttacggtttgatataaattttgaatcatattcaaaatgagggattttaattttaaaatttgtctcatcattttaatttaaaaatcgcgtgccatgtttgtatgtttgtcggattcatgcaactatattatctaataatatacatacatgcatactactatatatcacatatatcataatatgacattcaacaataaataaggatgatcgatcgccacactattagatccatgtgagccatacatggatccaggatccaaaacctaggtgaatgcagggatgcaaatgcaactattacaagagcttctaatattttatatgtcttcatctcgttcatcgggcccaccatcttccagtcttgatctcccactatttctaataattacatttaaatagccatggcacataagggatacatctcatggggtgggaacgggccataaaccaggcccactttaataatatcaaatattaaaaacgaataaaacagtaaaatatcctaacatacacctaacacatcagtcaaggctctcgatcatccttcatactGGAAAAAACTGTCAACacaaaccggaaggattgggccATTAAGTTAGATGATGCATTGTGGGCCTATTGGACTGCGTTCAAgacacctattgggatgtctccctataggctggtctttggtaaagcatgtcatttgCCGTTGGAATTGCAGCATAGAGCATTTTGGGCtgtgaagaaattaaattttgatttgcaAGCTTCGGGAGATGTTATAAAACTGCAGTTAAGTGAGATGGATGAATTTCAAAATGACACTTATGAAAATGGCAAGATCTACAAAGAGCAGACTAAGAAGtggcatgacaaaatcattgtCCGAAGGGAGCTCAAACCGGGACAACAAGTACTGTTATTCAATTCGCGTCTGaagttgtttcctggtaagttgAAGTCGCGTTGGTTAGGGCCATTTGTTGTGGAAGCAGTATATCCTTATGGGGCTATCGAGCTAAAGTGTAGTGATGGGAGAACCTTCAAGGTGAATGGACAGCGAGTTAAGCCTTACTATGGGACTGAAGTAAGGAATATCGACAGTGTCAAGTTGAGCGAACCAAAATGAACAGACTGGTGACagtcgggctgacgacgttaaaccaagcgctgtgtgggaggcaacccacaattatttttagcattcgttttactattttatttcaattatttttattttatttattttaatttttctattcaattattaatttgaatctttttacttttacatgtattatatatattaaaaaaaagaaaaaaaggggAACAGACGCatgcgcgccaccgcgcgagatCACGCGCAGTAGCGGGCTCAGACCCAACGGCAAGACCAGAGGAGCGCGCGCAGTCGCGCCACATCACGCGCATCCGTGCGCGCTCAATCAACTAGTGGGCAGGCACAGGAGCTTGCACGCGGCCGCGCCATTTctcgcgcaaccgcgcgcgctCAATTATTGAAGCTCACCAGAATGGTGCGCGCGGCCGTGCCACTTCTCGCGCGACCGCGCGCGCCGCGTTCAAGTTCCCTCTTTATAACCTACCTCTCGATTTTTTTCCCAATCAAAACTCTTTCCCCTCAAACACAGAGCCGCCCCCCAACACTCCCCTTTCCAAATCCTCTCCAAATTCACCCAAAACACAAACCTCCATCCCCAAAACACTACACCACCTCAAGACATCCACTCCAACAAGCACTCCCACCCACCACCAACACCCAGACGCCGCCACCGCCGCCGCTCCACCaagccgccgccgccgccgcctaCTACCGTCGAGTGTCATCTACGGTTAATCTTCTACACTCAAGGTTACCATTTCatatatattgttattgtttGGGGATAATTTTCAGAATTCAAGCAATTGTTGGTGGCATTGTGCTCTATCTTTGTTGATTAAAAGTGTGGGATAAAAATAATTTcctttttgaaaaattatgcCTCCGAGAAAGAGATCGAAAGATGTGGCTTCCTCTTCTCGTTCCTACGATGCTCATAAATTTTGGAACGAGGAAGCATTGAGAGTTTACAAGAGCACCCTGTCTAGATCAATTATTAAAGAAAGAGGGATAGATATGACCTACCTTAACTGTGATGTAATTGAGGAAGTTGTGCAAAGGGGGTGGGTAGATATAGCCCAGTCACCGCCAGATGCAGTTATATCTATATTccgggaattttatgctaatctGAGAATCAAACACGAGGACTACGGAGTTTTGGTACGAGGGCAACTGGTCTATTTCGATTCGGCAACCATTAATGCTATCTATAATCTGCCGAGTTTTGAAAATGACGAGTATACTGCTTTGATTACTGGCAATGTGGATTAGGATTCGATTATCAGGAACTTATGCATCGAGGGTGCAGAGTGGCGCTTGAATCAAGGCTCTCCAGTCACTCTGAAGAAATCTGACTTACGCCGTGACCCACGCAGTTGGGCATCTTTTATTCTATCACGAATCATGCCCTCATCACATCAGACAGAAATTACAAAGGATAAAGTGGCGTTGATTTACGTCATAATGACTGGGAAGACCGTGGATCTTGGGAAGCTCATTAACAGTTTTATCATGCGTGCTGGTACGGGACTCATGATCGTCAGCCTCCCTTGTCCACATACTATCACTGCACTATGTCTTCATGTCGGTGTGCAATGGGGCGCAGATGAATAGGTTTTGAAATCAAAGGGCCCAATCACGGTATATACTCCAGACCGCGTGCGCTTCGAAAGCGAATTGGAAAGACAAGATGCTAGGGCAGCTTATAATCAGAGGGCCAGAGAACGCCAGCCGCCGCCACCACCGTCGATCCCTCGAGTCAGTCTGCGAGACAGGGTGTTCCGAATGGAACACTGATATGCGGGCTCAGCGCCAAGAGTTGGCCGAACACCGACACACTACTTATACTTTCATGTCTTATATGCTGGACTTCACATCGGTGCTTGCCCAGCGTTTTCTACCTACTGGACCCGAGGATGCCCTCTTTCCACCACATCCAGCCTGGCCACCACAGTACCCACCACCAGATCTATCACCACCGCAGCCCATGGACGATGATGATGAAGATGCTGCGAACGATGACTCGAGCCCCGAGTTCTGACACTCGTGCGCGAGGTATGTGTTGTCGTGTTCTTTATTtctatacattgaggacaatgcatactttaagtttggggggatGAAATTGCTTGCTTGcttgttagaattttttttcttattttattgctCAGtagttaaattgatatttttttctttaatttttatttattgcatgCTAGATTTGTTAGGAAGAGTCATGGATCAGTAAAATGTGTGGCCGATGATGAAAATTGGATTGCGGTCCTGAAGTatatatgtgttcatgataactaagcagtcacaattattttgcaCTGTTGTGTTTGTTGATACTATCGTTGCTTAGAGACAAGTTGCATGCCTGTGATGCTAAATAGATGAGGGGGATCTGATTCTTGGTAattcttgcatgacattgatTAACACTTTTGCAAACATAGAAATGATCTAGGCAATTTTTTCACGATATCTTTGGGCCTTTGTTCTTTGTTTACCATCAATTGTAGCCCTTTGAGATTCGAAGTAATTGAGGTGcttaaaatttcttttgtacCTACCTCGTATATCATTTTTGGTTGAACAAATGCATTTGATTAGTTTGTATGAgttgactaatggattgacggaaatctagaacttgcttgaacacttttcgaggtgaaatacggataatatatgacataggaatgatttagacgatctttggagccgttttgagccttcgagcctaccaaatGCATAcgaaatatccctagtgtcccattttgagcctactaaaaaatcaagtggtgtatgtcaatgacatacgatttgcccccacttgtatctattcgaCATCCCACAACAACTAtctaatgaagcttatacactttttatcctacctaattttgagagaaataagtgcATTGGTGTtataatgattcaaatactccttgaaaagaaaGAGCAAAATTAAATGTGCTAAAAtgagttgaaaaaaaaaaatgaatcaaaagtggtgaaaaagaaaggaaaatatgGGAGATGAAGGAATATGATTGGGAAGAAAACAATAAAGTGATGGTGAatgaaatgaggatgagaattataaaaattcaattatttctctcaaatcttgatctccatacctttattgtagccatgagccgtagcctaacgttacaagcctacaagacctattaaccttgccacagttatccaatatactagtggagaaaaattgttcaagtcaagcctatggatacctgaaaaacattgttATCAAGTATAGACTTTAATCACTTGCTTGCGAGCATCTCATTGTGTGATTTCATCTGTGGCATACTTATGTTAACTATCTTTCGAGCCAAATAATCACCGATaaagtcctatgtgatctgtgaatgcaaatttataatttgatgaagtgtgagttgaactgaattgatgatttcttgattctgTAAGGCGAATGGGTATTACAACTCTATTTGATGCATTCGATTGGGTAaatgaacattgacatatcacacacgcacgtgactcTTGGGAAATCGTGAATTACATAAAACTAGATATGTTGGAGGCCAATATCACTTTTGCATATCCATGACTATAGTCGTTAGCATTAATTTTTTCGTGATTATTTgcttttattttgctcgggactagcaaaagttcaagtttggggaGTTTGATAattgcaagatttgcacttaatttatattagaatccattttgaattatgcttgtttcgaacagaattatgtgtttttggtttgtttttgttgtcatttcaggaatggagaaaatagtGGGAACGAAGCCAATTGGACGAAGAAAACAGAGCGGTGCGCAAAAGCGGACCAATAAGTTGCACAGCAGCGAGCACTCCATCGGACAGAGGTGCGCGCGCGGCCGCACAACTTCACGCGCAACCGTGCGCGCAAACATGCAAGATGATAGACAGAGAGGCGCGCGCTATCGCGCCCCTTTATGCGCATCCGCGCGCGCATAGATACAGCACGAAGACCAGAGGCGCGCGCGTGGCCACGCCACttcacgcgcaaccgcgcgcgcgCAGACACAAGCCACCAGGCAGAAGCTTGAGCGCGGCCGCGCGACttcacgcgcaaccgcgcgTGCCAAGCGTCCAGAATTGTATAAATGCGCGACTCTTAGGTCAGAAAAGGGAATCAGGCGTCATTGGAGAAAGACACGAGAAATCGGAGCGCGTACACGAGAAGAAGATTCAGAGTGCGAAGAACagtcacaaatacgaagaacaacggatctggggacggagacgacacttcggatttgttatcttttccttcGCTTTCTATATTTTACTGTGTTGCGATGTCTAAATCGttgaacatgtcttgttttcgcttggatttcgtgatgaactaattctgcagtctagagaatgatgtagctttgtggatacgataatttgacgtggttattttatatgattgaattgtattttatatttaattgtgtttctctttgtttatttcactgcaatttactggtcataaattgtttgttgtttgattaattatataactcgggagagggactaggattatagatcattagaaacacatggttgaatgtttatatcgttcgtaaggcgtataactttagcgaggcttaggtaagaacatcgtttgtatttatcaattaaacttagattttattaggaataattgaatcgaagttttattgatacaatttattcgtcattTGGGAAAg
This window contains:
- the LOC142519643 gene encoding uncharacterized protein LOC142519643 — encoded protein: MDEFQNDTYENGKIYKEQTKKWHDKIIVRRELKPGQQVLLFNSRLKLFPGKLKSRWLGPFVVEAVYPYGAIELKCSDGRTFKVNGQRVKPYYGTEVRNIDSVKLSEPK